TGATGATTTTGATTATTTTCCAGACAGAGTTGCAGACGCAAAGGAAACAAAGATTAATCAAGAAATCATATGCTTGTCTTCACTAGACTCTGCTAAAAAGGGATTTGTGGCCAATATTTCTTAGAAAAGATGGTGAACACAAAAAGAAATGGGGTGTTCCACATACTTTCATAGGCCTCTTTGTACATGTCGACCAAGCGAGAACCAATTCCTTTCCTGTAATATTCCCAGTTTATGGGCTCAGGCTCCTGCATGATTAGAAGCAAAGATCCCTTCTGTGTTAGAGCCTCTTATCCAAGTTCAATTAAATTAAACATAAATTAGAAAAAAAACTGATTAAACAGCAACCTAAGCGCAGATCCAGCAATGAAACCCTAGATCTACACATAAGAGATGAGGTACGTACCTGGCTGAACTTGGTTTGGAGTTGAGAGTTAACATCATCGAAAGCACGACGGAGATTAGAGAACTCCTTTTTAGCTTCATCGGTTACTAAAAGCTTAGCCATACCTTCCCAATCAATAGTCCTACCTGCCTTGAATGTTACATCTGCTATCTTCTTCACTGTTCCACTCATTTTTTCCGATCTCGTTTTCTTCTGCTATTCGGCTCTGTTTTGGAGATGATGCGATTTTCAGGCTCAAGGCAAGGGCTTCCTTCCCCCTATTCTCTCTTTAccccttctttttttctttacttTTCACCCCATTCCACTTTCTTTATCTCAAATTTATCTGATATtaccatttttgttcttttttcctcttttctaATTTGTGTGATATAGATATGGAGGTTAAGAAATAAAGGAggatttttgaaatttatggtctaaaataagttaAAGATATTTGTATGGTTATAAATTATCTCGTTAAGTGTAAAAGATACTCCCTTCGTCCAGTTTTACTTGACACGCCTATTAAGGAGTCAAAACTAGGATTAAAAGTTTACCATATTACCCCTAATTATTGCTAATTACCGATTGGAATCAATTAAAGGTTATCAAAAAAAAATGTGTAGCCAATTAATTAAGTAATGGGTTCCAACGATTTACCTATTCCCtgtaaaaaaaatagttttgacTAGTATAATTCCAAAGTGTTGGAAAAGGGAATTGAAAATTTTGACTTAttaatactaagggtaaaatagaaaaaaaagtggtaaattatctcttgattttctaaagtgaacaagtaaaattgGACACATATTTTtaatatagtggacaagtaaaattaGACGGacggagtaaagtttaaagttaaattgttgtcaaatgaggaatgtatcattctttttgggatggtctaaaaaaaagtgtatcacataaattgggacagatggaGTAATTTTTATCTTGAATTTAAATATGAAATTTTTAACTTTGTTGGTATAAAATTGACATATTAAGAAACTGTGTGACAAATATTATAAAACAAAATTGTTAACATttcaaatatttaaaacaacatACCCTGATCCCaccaagtggggtctgggaaagGAAAAATGTTGGGAAAAAGGTCGAAAATATtactctactttgggaaaagggccaaaaatatcTTTCATTACAAATTTGGGTAAAAATATCCCTCCCGctattaaagttttcaaatatacccctgtctccCCAAAATAAcactattttatttttaaacccgacccaactaaatgaAAAACCCGGGTTACCCGCTCCTGTGCCTAGTGACTCCAGATATAGGACTCgggaacaagttggtcgcatatgaattttttatgtagttggatcgggtttaaatggagggggtttaaaaatgaaatcgggttattttgggaattttctttaagataggggtatatttgaaaattttaatgacGGGAGGAGGTTTTTTACCAAATTTTATAACGGAGGATATTGTAGCCCTTTTCCCAAAAATGCATGCAAagcttaccccccccccccccccccgaaggtAGGCACGTTATTTCTGATAGGCCCTCGGTTTAAGAGGAAATAAAAAAGCAACACTGATAATAGACAGTAGTAACAACAAGATaaactttattttttgtttttgttatgATTCATTATTTGCATCTAATtagctcttcttttttttttttttttttcagtttcaaCATTGACTTATTTTGCCGAGAAGGTTAGGGTTCGAGTCTGTATAGCCATGTCAAATGTAATAATGAAAAATACAAAAACAATGTATAATTTTCATTTCttcattattatttatttttctagGATTGTTGCTCAATTGGTTAGAGCACCTCCCTGTTAAGGCGGAAGCTGTGGGCTCAAGCCTTATCAGTCCTGAATATAACTACATTGGTCTTAGTAAAAGGTATTTTAGATGCACGTGGTTTCAAGTTAATGCTAGATAAAAAAAAATCGGTTATAGTTTTATGTGCGATGGTCCAGGATGAGGTGGTTTGATGACTTGACGTCATCTTTACCTTCCTCCGACTTATCACTGGCAGTCGATTCAAGGTTCCTAACTCACGATGACAATAAGGAATAAATTAGACAAATAAACCATGGATAAATCCAAGCGATCTTTTCATAGGCACTTGCGCCCCGATTGAAACTATCAAGTTTTACTACAGATCTAAGAATAAGCAAATGTAAAAAAGGTACTAATACTCCTGGTACGGAAAAGAAATCGGTGCGGCAACTTACTAGTCCTCTACTCTAATTCTCGGCCTCCACACCGTCCTACcaagggtcatgtcctcggtaagctgaagcaagtatgattctatatgggtgattgtggatagactgacaaaatcagcctattttcttccagtcaaaactacctattcagcagaagattatgcaaagttatatctcaaggagattgtgcgacttcatggcgtcccgatatctattattacagatcgaggagcccaatttacagctaaattctggaagtctttctaagaaagtttgggtactcaggtaaagcttagcacgacgtttcatccgcaaactgataggCAAGCCGAACACACTATTCAGatcttagaagatatgttacgggcatgtgtggtatattttggtggtagttgggatgaccacttacctctaattgagtttgcttacaacaataactactattccagcattcaaatagccccatatgaagctctatatggaagaaagtgtagatccccaattgagtggtttgaagtaggagaggtacaactaataggccctgagttgatacaacaagcggtggaaaagatcaaggttatccgagatcgattaatgacaacccaaagtcgccaaaaatcctatgcggattgATGActaggtatttctgaaggtatcaccaataaaaggagtgatgagatttggaaggaaaggaaaattgagtcctcgatatattggaccctacaagattgtccgcaaggtgggtcaagtagcttatgaattggacttacttccagaacttgaattagtccatccggttttccatgtctcaatgctccgaaaatgtgtcggagatcctactaggatcgtgccggtagatgatgttcaagtgatagaaaagttggcttatgaagaagtacctatcgctatactagataggcaagtgcggaagctcagaaataaagaaatagcttcagtcaaagtcttatggagaaattataaccgagaagaaatgacttgggaagaggaagaaaatatgaagtctaagtacccacacttgtttccacccccagaagatatccaagatgaaacatcaagattatgaggtatgtatgctttcttttcatgctttcggtcgtgtgtggccataaatatattgctattgtgttgtggtcCTATGAGGCATGTTCAttgtgggatgttgtgacagggtgatagcgctatgttacaggggaaactctggcgaaatttctttagaattctcgagaacttaacattcgaggacgaatgtttttaaaggaggaaagaatgttacacctctcgctTTCATAGTGGGGAGAATTACGGTTTTCTAGCCAAGTATGCCTTGAAATGGAAATTTATACCCGAGCATTGAGATGCTAAGCATTTTACCCCGTGTATGGGGGTACTAGTGGGTATTCCAGGTATattgcaggattagaagttgaacggattgaACCGACTCAGGCTGAGGAGACTCAGGAGAATCTGCAGACACTAGACAtcatcgacggaccgtcgatcatgtcgacgggcCATCAATACGAACCGTCGTTATGATTTTGAGAATTCTGATCTGCAGAAACCGATCGACGAGacacgtcgacggaccgtcgacacgtagACGGGCTGTCGATCTCCGCCGTCGATATGGTTCTGGAGCTTCTGATCTGCAGAAGCACGTCGACGGACCGTTGACATGTCGACGTGACCGTCGACCCGCTCATCGAACCGCTCGTCAGGAACATTccagttccagctataaatagacaaGTTACCCCCCAAAATTTCAGATTTCATTCTCTCTCCAAgtgttgaaggttctagaaaaattctctcatTATATCATCAcatattcaagggaaatcaaggagtacaCACCAAGAAATTGTGGAATCAAGGGTGaggatactctctagggtttgtggaactcaagGATCTTTTGgtgttgaagtagggttttctccaagtgaagaaattccattcaaagtccattcctacatcaccaaaggtaagctttatgtttatttcatgctattaaaagtattgagaggttgaaagactttgattatgaaaaggaggagaatatggagtacaaatatggaaataataaTATTCTTGAATCAGGACTTAACTTGAATCATAGTTTTTGATAGGTAAGGAGAATAAGATTgctatgaatagtattaaagaGGTTGTAGAGGCATTGTGTGGGATGGCTACGGTATGGTGCCACAGTTAGGGTTATAAAGGGgcttgatagggaatgttgagaaattaataatgtctagcttgatgaagttattgattgagatattgtgggtgttgttattgatgttgagaATCGCTTATTATGTGAAGGAAGTcatcgaaacaaaggaaatgttatccaattttcgttagctttagcctaaGCTTAAGCATGCCTTCGATTACCTGATTTtagtatgaactttcttgaaggtagagacgtgagtaTTGGAGAGAAGCATTCAAGTGATacagtagctaaacgaaaaggtatgtaaggctagccccttcatttctaaggcatgattcctatgatattattttccttattctccatgaatttcttacattctggaaaatatgagtcaatgttaTATAGAgcctcttatgagataaaaagaataagagatatgttatgaatacgataaaggtaatgatgaacctaagtctagagattctaaagcttatgatacgaTATTCTCACGATgttcatgctatgaatatgatatgacattttaCGAGGCTAATGATcattatatgattccttgatgtattcattgttgctaaacccaccttataatgttagttctttcgaggtgaggtatgatgattacgattactccataatggaatcgggggttctcgaccttacgtcaccccgatatggttatagattacCTTCgaattctaatgcatgctttatgataagtttatgataagtatgtgatgatgatgattacaccgtgcctagatggccggacatatcaccgcgaaggcgggctgcatacgattccaccgtgcctggaTGGctagacatgtcaccgctaatgcgggctgcttatgattacaccgtgcctagaggaccggacatgacaccactagtgggcggcatatgatggttacccggacgcgggttaacgacgatggtacatatgatatgtttatatatatgagaTGTATAGCACGTGTTTACTTTTAAAGGTTGATCAGGTTATATCCTCATATCATGCTTCCTGATTTCTTATTATGCCagtattattcatgtcttacatactcagtacactgttcgtactgacgtcctttctttttagacgttgtgttcatgccgacaggtagacggggaggtgacccagattcatagtAGCTGATCAGcggacttacaggagcactccattattctggaggtgctattttgttatattattttgtgtacataggTTTtcggcatgacggggtcctgtcccgtcctcatgtatagtactctagtagaggctcgtagatacgtatgtgtgggtattatggtttcatgattttcctcattgtatatatattatcttgatagccgaagggcttacgtatataaatgtagatatgttcaaaataaaaaaatggttttccttacgACTAGAAGTGTGGAGCAATAGATAAATGCAGAATAAGTATGATGACTAACAGTATGAGCGGTgttcggtagtcagctccgagtacccgtcatggccccctagtcgggtcgtgacaaatcaaATGTAAAAAAGGTACTAATACTCCTGGTACGGAAAAGAAATCGGTGCGGAAACTTACTAGCCCTCTACTCTGATTCTCGGTCTCCACACCGTCCTACCaagggtcatgtcctcagtaagctgaaGCTGCGTTATATCCTGCCTAATCACTTATCCCCAAGACTTCTTTGGCCTACTTCTCTCTCTCCTTAGGCCCACCACTGTCAACTTTTCACACCTCCTCACTAGAGTATCTGCGCATGATCGAACCATCTCGATTTTCCTTTCCACATCTTTTCCACCACGGGGGctactcccaccttgtctcgaaTCACTCATTTCCCAATATTATCTTTATTGGTATGCTAGCCCATCCATCTCAACATCCTTATTTCTACTACTTTCATCTTCTAGACATAAGCTTTCTTAACTGGGCAACACGTCTCCCCGCataacatagttggtctaaccaccactctgtagaacaaTTCAAGtatttaaaaggcatatgaaaAATTACGGTCAAAGAAAAACTCATTTGACTCTCAAAATaacggtgccacataaattagacGGCGGAAGTACTGTAGTACAGGATTGACAAAatgttatatttatttatttttgcctttcccatttatttatttttcctttgCGTGTCTATTTTACAGTTTGAATAATCTGAATTAATCAGAGTTTCACTTTAAAAGGTAAAATGGTATATATTAAAGGTGATTTCATTTTTGGAGCTCGAACTCGAAATCTTTGATTGAAAATAAAGAGCTACTTATCCCGCCACGATCTTTGGTGGTTCCTATATACACTTTGAATTGTGAACAAGAATAACTTGCCAAGTTCTGAAATATGAAAAGATTCATTTTATTGATGTAACATATCAGGAATTATACCAGAAAATAATGTAATATATAAATTTAGATTGATTTAGAAAAATTATCTTGATTTTTCTGTTTATATAACTTCCTGGCcgttcaaaaataaataaataaataggaaaTTATTTTTAGTCCTTGTATTATTGCATTATTCCAGCTTTAGTTCTTATAATATTCAAATTAAAATATTTGACTTTTAATTAAGCAATGCTTGTGCTTTTAGTCTTTTTACTAACAAACACCGAACATAATGACGAGCTATTAGGTAGTGCAAAAATTTATCCTAATAAAGATGATGTGTTGTTATGCTTGGAGGAGAATTCTGGAGTGGCAGGTATTAGTCGACAAGTCTTGAATTGGGCTGGAGAAGTTCAGTGGGGTGAAACTGTTTGTAAAGACAAAGGCAATGTGGCTACCATCTTTAGAATGACATTAGCAGCCTCTATCTATGACCTGTGGCTTGAAGGAAATTCCAAAACACACAAAGAAATGGAGATGCCATTGTGAAGAAGATAGTTCAAGAGGTGTTTGTTCGAGCAAGCATGCATGTGAAGCTAGCTAGTTGCTTGAATATGCTATATTTTTTATCCTATCTAGCTTAATTTATGAGTTGGGGTAGTGAAGATGTTGGGCATGTCCAGATAGTTGGCTATAGGCACGtctcttttttccttttgttttgagATGTACAGTGACACTTTTAGTAATAAGATATGCTCagttacaacaaaaaaaaaaaaaaaaaaaaaaaaaaaaaaatgatgactcTTGTAACAATTTTTTTCTCTAGTCATGATACGGGGGCAACCATAACGAAAGCTGAAAATGGTCAACTACCCTTTTGAGCAGTGCTAGGTATATACCAGCAGCCACATACCTGAGGGGCAGGGGCAACATTTGCTAGATACATTTTTGTTCAAGTGTGGTAATTCTGGGAAATAAACGAGAAAGAATTGGACAAATAATTTTGGTACTAAAAAACCACAGATAATTGAGCCTTttatactccttccgtctcaaaatatttgtcgctTTTTATTTACACGCCCCGTAAGAAATAATGATTAGAACGTCATTTTTACTACTTTAACCTTGTTTATGTCCAAGCTATCATCTCTCTATATTAAATTTTCAAATCAATTTATGTGTTAATGAACAAATTTATACTTCATAATACAATGATGGAAGTTGTTAACTATAGTGATTGCATTTTGTAAAACGTGATGAAGAGTTTAAAATAACAAGGTTTTCCGATTGTTGGTACTTGCACAAGAGTAACTACACCCCATAAACAAAGAGTTTGTAGTCTTCAAGAAAAATCCTACCAAGGGTCAAATAGGAAAAAAATGTTCAATTTTGCCTTGAACTCcgaaaacgacaaataattttgagacaactatttttaataaccacgacaaatattttgagatggAGCAGTAATCAAAAGGATGTTTGGCTTTCTAAACATAAGTATGCCCTTCCAAGTTCACCTCTGAAAATACACAATTAGCTCGGGCTACAccaccaaaatatatatatatatatcaaaaaaggAGGCAATGTCCTATACTGATGGAGTGACCAAGACAACCACCATAATCATATGTACAAGAGCATGCACCACAAAATGTGATAATTTCTCCGGCAAATACCCAAAATCCACTAAATGTTCCAAATAGTCAAGTAccaatatatatagagagagagaatgATGAACACAGCACTGAGGCTGCCACTACAACGTTCAGTAGTAATCATCAGAATCGGtatcataataagcaacatattcATCATCATCGCCGTCATCCTCATCCTCATTCTCATCTTCATCAGAATCTAAAATGTAATCCACGTCCCAAAGCTTACAGGAGCAAGTTGCTTTCTTGTCCTTCCATGGTGCCCCACATGTATAACAAAATTCATACCCACATCTGTACATACAGGTCGGAATGTTGTTAGTACATCATACACATACAATAAAACACAATTGTATTCAACAAAGACAGAAAAGTCGAGTAGTCCATGTGACACCCAGCTTAGGAGGAAAGTCTCACATCGGCATAACACAGGAGAGACGttgggtatataagtaagcataCCTTACCTCCTAGTAACGCGTTTTAAAGGCGTGCAGGCCTAGGCCCATCGTGGAAAGTATCACTAGCGAGTTGGTTCGTTGTCCATAATAGAGGGTGTAAGTGACACCCCAGCTTAGGAAGAAAGTCTCACATCGGCACAACACAAGAGAGGTGCtgagtatataagtaagtatggCTTACCTCCTACTCCTAGTgacgcgttttaaaaccgtgCGGGCCTAGGCTCAtagcggacaatatcactagcGGGTTGGGTCGTTACAGTACCGTAAGTATCATGTATGACCACAATTGAGGAAGAACGAAACATCTCAAGACAACAGATGACTAGTTCATCTTTGATCTCTACTACACacatttaaaaacaaaaaatagaaaaaggaGAATAGAGTCACTACTCACTACCTCTAACCCCTCTGACTTTTGTTTGTCCTGCTAGAACTGTAGCACATTCTAATCTTCTTACTGTTTAGTGGTAATAGTAAACTCATATGCATTAGTCTATGGACCTCCTATACATGGCTCCCGATGCACAACAGGATTAACGAAGTTTATTATCCTTTGGCCCGTGGGTACTAATATGATCAACTAAAGCAGAATGTGCATATACTAACCCAAACATACTAGTGCTAGTAGGGAAGTGGTCACCACCATAACTTGATAAAAAGATCAAGACATATTAGCCAGAATTGTTATAATAAAAAAGGTAGTGCTGAAATACTTCTTCCAAGGTCAACCGATATCCACAAAGAGCACAGACCACAATTTCATTACATTGGAAACATGTACCTCCGCACTGATCTTGGAGAGTAAACTTCCAGTAACATGTTACACAAATATATTCACCGAAGTACTTTCTGTTTTTTGATAAGCATACTAAAATACTTAACAATACATCTAGCGGATATTGAACCAACTTGATAACCTAACTCATCCGCTCCACCGACAGGAAAAAGAGGGGGGTGAAATAGAAAAGAAACCATGCAAAGCCAGAGCAGGACACCTCAGCTGAAAGAATCTACTAATACAGCTGAAATAGTGTCTGGAACAAGCGACAAACTTCCATTTTGACAAGGAGCATATGGCTTAATAGTGTTTACTTGATCCAGTCTAACTCTCACGGAGATTATAAATAGCAAATATTTATATTTGGGTTAAGCGGGTATGAGTCGTATCAAAGTAAAGCATAGCGTAGACAGCAGAAATATATTGACAGGACATACTACTTGCATCAAGGAAAAAGACAAGCTAACGtgattccaaaatttgagtttACTAATTATTAGGGATGACAAAACTAGCCCAAACCCATTTGATCCGCTCAAGCTTTAATGGGTTTGAGTTAGAGTGATTTTGAAGATGGACTGATTTGGGCTAGCCAAGTTGACCCATCACAAATCATCAGACTGGCCCATCAACTGAGCCCAAACTGACCCATGAATTGTCCTCTGTTCATAAGAATAAAAGCTACAAAACatgattaactttttttttttacttgttatttaaatttatttttgtagttatttttattttttaaaatcttCATGTTTAATTTTCTttagaatttttttatttatttatttaattttttatttccttattaaatttttttactagtagctttttatttttaagtttttaatttttttcctgaGGGTCTATGCTGATCCGTTTTTGTTTAACCGATTTTCGACCCACCATATTCGACATACGTTTGCCACTCTTAGTTATGTACAAGACAaccataaaaatatataaataagacAAAGGGGTAAAAGAGAGGAATCTGACAAAATCAATATTCATTACGTCAAGTaacatttaattttcttttgatttatttTCGGAATAGTTTCGAATATAATTTATGTACTAGGATAACTTACAAGGAAATATTTACAGtgaatatctttattattttgagTAAAAACATatgtttgagtttttttttttatatccaaaaagtatttaaatttgattttcaaaacatCGTTTATTTAAAAAAGCATGAGTGAGAGAATATTTACAATCAAAGAATATCGATATTTTTAGTTTCTCAAAATATTGAAACGGTGGGTTAAGTTGGgcgggttgggttatgaccctTCATTTAGCCCATCTTGACCAACCCATCTTAGCCCAAACAAGC
The sequence above is a segment of the Lycium barbarum isolate Lr01 chromosome 6, ASM1917538v2, whole genome shotgun sequence genome. Coding sequences within it:
- the LOC132600797 gene encoding ATP synthase subunit d, mitochondrial-like, which codes for MSGTVKKIADVTFKAGRTIDWEGMAKLLVTDEAKKEFSNLRRAFDDVNSQLQTKFSQEPEPINWEYYRKGIGSRLVDMYKEAYESIEIPKFEDTVTPQYKPKFDALLVELKEAEKQSLKESERLEKEVAEVQELKNKLSTMTAEEYFAKHPELKKKFDDEIRNDYWGY